In Aminobacterium sp. MB27-C1, a single genomic region encodes these proteins:
- a CDS encoding flagellin, protein MRVYHNIPALFAYNSVSQTNGSLQKSINKLSTGLRINSAADDAAGLAISEKMRAQYKGLDQAVSNAQDGISMIQTAEGALNETHSILQRMRELSVQAANDTLTSQDRQYIQLEVDQLRDEVDRIAGTTQFNKKKLLDGSASVLWSTDELSTKVFVRGGLRTIDQYGQKIVAEGNYKLSVEAKAGQTQVQKSDIFKVKHDDVIADVSGKEALGIKTLSGEGLVHASANATSVKLNATLTGARTTSVAISHSFGVQDGVPTGFLNFLSNTTETLFTGNVVNGSTLWEVKAVNGEKITFNVKVQTVGSTAGAVMQSAEKDITIDFAAANGASALDALTAAGLSFNALTGAHVATSMNANLKVGEQFVVNVSRQATAAAEDGLKFSVTADGVSNTQEMQFYFDDDALNDTQKELKFWAFDEDGTAQLSTYKFDMGTLAAGEATFRQLDAGDEAYEDVSLRDLDKFWDASSGRFLMDDPQTIKLVQGDGKDASITLYSQDTLGDLALKLNNAISSGLDQIKVLDAANRDENKGNFVKFVEDDADNTPYSVRGTLVISSAVAGKAGNINFIGDEDVVKALSLNEVQKASENTFNVKVTNAHTGTNVNQVEVTGNQLVGVVHPNVDVEIDAMAGLNAAWDDAAKKWTVSSSGTYDTTVHLADNTTVFQIGANEKEDMGVYVGDMSTRSLGLNKVLVTDRDSASRSITVIDSAIDRVSSQRGNLGAYQNRLEHTINNLTTASTNLTAAESRIRDLDMAKEMMNFTKLNILMQAGNSMLAQANQLPNAVMQLLR, encoded by the coding sequence ATGCGAGTATATCATAATATTCCTGCACTTTTTGCTTACAATTCTGTAAGCCAGACAAATGGTTCTCTTCAGAAATCCATTAACAAACTTTCCACAGGTCTTCGTATTAATAGCGCTGCTGACGATGCAGCGGGACTTGCCATCAGTGAGAAGATGCGTGCACAGTATAAGGGATTGGATCAGGCTGTCAGCAATGCTCAAGATGGTATTTCTATGATTCAGACAGCTGAGGGTGCTCTTAACGAAACACATTCTATTTTACAGAGAATGCGCGAGTTAAGCGTTCAGGCTGCAAACGATACACTCACATCTCAAGATCGTCAGTACATCCAGCTTGAAGTCGACCAGCTTCGTGATGAAGTTGACCGTATTGCTGGAACAACTCAGTTCAACAAAAAGAAGTTGCTTGATGGTTCTGCATCTGTGCTTTGGTCCACAGACGAGCTTTCTACGAAGGTTTTCGTACGTGGCGGACTTCGTACTATTGACCAGTATGGCCAGAAGATCGTAGCTGAGGGCAACTATAAACTTTCTGTTGAGGCTAAAGCTGGTCAGACACAGGTACAGAAGAGTGACATTTTCAAGGTGAAACATGATGATGTCATTGCTGATGTTTCTGGTAAAGAAGCTCTTGGTATCAAAACTCTTTCTGGAGAGGGTCTTGTCCATGCAAGCGCTAACGCAACTTCCGTAAAATTAAATGCTACCTTGACTGGTGCAAGAACAACAAGTGTTGCTATTAGTCATAGCTTTGGAGTTCAGGACGGCGTACCTACAGGCTTCCTGAATTTCCTCAGCAACACAACAGAGACATTGTTTACTGGAAATGTCGTTAATGGTTCCACATTGTGGGAAGTAAAAGCTGTTAACGGCGAGAAGATAACCTTTAACGTAAAGGTCCAGACCGTGGGATCTACAGCCGGAGCTGTTATGCAGAGCGCTGAAAAAGATATTACAATCGATTTCGCGGCTGCAAATGGAGCTTCTGCTCTTGACGCACTTACAGCAGCAGGTCTTTCTTTTAATGCATTAACAGGTGCTCATGTTGCTACCTCCATGAATGCTAATTTGAAGGTTGGGGAGCAGTTCGTAGTGAACGTTAGCCGTCAGGCAACAGCAGCTGCTGAAGATGGCTTGAAGTTCAGTGTTACAGCTGATGGCGTATCCAATACTCAGGAGATGCAGTTCTATTTCGACGATGATGCTTTGAACGATACACAGAAAGAGCTTAAGTTCTGGGCATTCGACGAAGATGGAACAGCTCAGCTCTCCACATATAAATTTGATATGGGCACATTAGCTGCTGGCGAGGCTACCTTCCGTCAGTTAGATGCTGGTGACGAGGCTTATGAAGATGTCAGCTTGAGAGATCTTGATAAGTTCTGGGATGCTTCTTCTGGACGATTCCTTATGGATGATCCTCAGACAATTAAACTTGTTCAGGGTGACGGTAAAGATGCAAGCATCACTCTGTACAGCCAGGATACACTTGGCGATTTGGCATTAAAGCTGAATAACGCGATTTCTTCCGGATTGGATCAGATTAAAGTTTTGGATGCTGCCAATCGCGATGAGAACAAAGGAAACTTTGTTAAATTCGTTGAAGATGATGCCGATAATACCCCTTATTCTGTACGTGGAACATTGGTCATTTCCAGTGCTGTAGCAGGTAAAGCTGGAAATATCAACTTTATTGGTGACGAAGATGTCGTTAAAGCTCTCAGCTTGAACGAAGTTCAGAAAGCTTCTGAAAACACCTTTAACGTTAAGGTAACTAATGCTCACACTGGAACAAATGTAAACCAGGTTGAAGTAACAGGCAATCAGCTTGTTGGCGTAGTACATCCTAACGTAGATGTCGAAATCGACGCTATGGCTGGCTTAAACGCAGCTTGGGATGATGCTGCTAAGAAATGGACCGTTTCTTCTTCTGGTACATATGATACAACTGTTCACCTTGCAGATAACACAACTGTTTTCCAGATCGGTGCCAATGAAAAAGAAGATATGGGAGTCTATGTTGGCGATATGAGTACACGTTCCCTTGGTTTGAACAAAGTACTCGTAACTGACAGAGATTCTGCCAGCCGCTCTATCACTGTCATTGATAGTGCTATCGACAGAGTTTCTAGCCAGAGAGGCAACCTTGGTGCCTATCAGAATCGCTTAGAGCACACCATCAATAACCTGACCACAGCCAGCACAAACCTGACCGCTGCTGAAAGCCGTATTCGTGACCTTGATATGGCAAAAGAGATGATGAACTTCACGAAGCTCAACATCCTTATGCAGGCCGGTAACTCCATGTTGGCCCAGGCGAACCAGCTGCCCAACGCTGTTATGCAGCTGCTTCGGTAA